The following nucleotide sequence is from Pseudonocardia abyssalis.
GGAACCGGCGTCGAGATCGGCGTCGAGCAGTGCCCGGCCGACCGACTCGACGTAGGTCATCCGCTCCAGCATCGCCGGCCGCCCGTCGAGCAGCCGCAGCCGTAGGAGCTGCACCGCGGGGGTGTCGTCGTCGAGCTGCAGTGCCGCGGCCACCGCAGGCTCCGGGCGGCGCAGCGCGATCTCCTGCAACCGCTGCCCGGGGACGTGCCCGGTCAGCTCCGCCCGCCGGGTGAACGACTGGAACGACTCGAACGGCTGGGCGGGCACGGCGTCGAGCACGACGGGGCGCTTGCCCTGCCCGCCGCCGATCAGCCCCTCGTCGCGCAGCGCGGCCAGCGCCTGACGCACCGGACCGCGCGAGGCGGCGAACTCCCGGCACAGCTGCGCCTCGGACGGCAGCGACTCCCCGATGCCGATCGCTCCGCTGCGGATCCGGCGGCGCAGTTCGGCGGCGAGCGTCCGGTGGAGGGGGGCGGCCATGAACCTGACTCTACAAGTCGTCGCAGTCGGGTGCCGTCGCCCGGAGAGCGCGAGATGAACGGCAGATGACTTGTCCATACAAGCTATTGCCGGGCCCGTCGGCAACTGCCACGGTTCCTCCCGTGACCCCATCGAGTGACCTGATCGTCGTCGGCGCCGGCATCGTCGGTCTGGCCCACGCCGTGGAGGCGGTCGCCCGCGGGCTG
It contains:
- a CDS encoding GntR family transcriptional regulator; this translates as MAAPLHRTLAAELRRRIRSGAIGIGESLPSEAQLCREFAASRGPVRQALAALRDEGLIGGGQGKRPVVLDAVPAQPFESFQSFTRRAELTGHVPGQRLQEIALRRPEPAVAAALQLDDDTPAVQLLRLRLLDGRPAMLERMTYVESVGRALLDADLDAGSIYALLTSHGVDLHAARHTFDAVAADATDSALLEVPVGSPLLRERRLTSDSSGRPLEWSDDRYRSDVATVTVTNTRSSRAPVTRL